The sequence AGCTGATCGCGCAGTGTGTGCGTCATCGCTTGCTTCGAGATGAGTCGTAAGATTAAGGGGATATGAGTTCCAAAAGGTACCTATGATGGAAAAGCCTCGGGTGCTGATGGCCGATGATCATTCCATCCTACTGGCTGGCGTGCATAAACTGCTTGAAGACCGATATAACGTGGTGGGAACGGTCGAGGATGGTCGGGCCTTGCTCGAGGCGGCGGAGCGGTTAAAGCCTGACCTGATTTTATTGGACATATCCATGCCGCTCTTAAATGGATTTGAGGCAGCTCGACAACTCAAGAGATCGCTGCCTGAGATTAAGCTTCTCTTTCTCACGATGCATGCGAGTTCACAGTATGCCACTGAAGCATTCAAAGCTGGAGGCAACGGATATTTGTTGAAGCAATCGGCCGTCTCTGAACTGCCTCAGGCGATCGAGGCTGTCTTGCAGGGGAAATATTATCTTACCCCTTCCATCGCCAAGCCGGTGATAGAGCAAGCCTTGAAGGCTGATGAAAAGCCGGCAGTAAAAGGATCCTTTGCAGAATTGACATCTCGGCAGCGCGAAGTGCTGCAATTAATCGGGGAAGGCAAAGGCACAAAGGAAATCGCCGAGTTGCTTGGGTTATCTGTGAAAACTATCGAGTTCCACAAGAATTGCCTCATGAAGGAGTTGGATATCCATACCACAGCAGAGTTGGTACGCCACGCCATCGTGCAAGGGCTTGCTACCGAGCAGCCGTGAGCCTGCCCCCATCATCCACTATGTGCGCTCCAGTCACCGGATCATTCTGGGCCATGTTTGATGGTCTTTGCTTCGCTCTGCGTAGGGCAGAACTGCCATGAGGTCTTCGGTCTCACTGCAACGGTGAACAGGTTTACACTGACAAAGTCGAGATTGCTCCAAAGGCCAAACTTTGCGCTTGATCTTCTATGCTGCCTGGGTGAGGCCAGGCATCTGACTTGTTCTCAGATAGAGTGAGAGCCGTAATCAGAGCCAACCCCTAGTTGTAGGAACATCTCGCACTTTGTAGATTCCCGCCGTCAGCGATAGACAGGCAATGAAAAGTGATCCTTGGTGAAACCGAGGGGGTCGGTTCTGCATGCATTATCAGGATCCCGCCTCGCACTGTCAGTCGAGTCAATGTAATCATAATCACGGAGAAGGAGATTGCATAATGATTCGTCTCCTATTGTCTTTAGCTGTCCTTCTAATACCGGTGACCACGTTGGCGGAACCGGTGATCGACTCGCGTGCAGCACAGGCTCAGGCGACGCGCACCGAACCCCTGACCATCGATGAAGTCCTGGCCAGAATCGAGTTGACGCATCCATTGCTTCAGGCGACCGGGGTGGAGCGGATGCAGGCCCGGGCGAAAATTCTCAAGGCGCTCGGGGCCTGGGAACCGACGTTCAAGAACAATACCGAAGTCGATCGGTATCAGAATTGGAATTTTCTGTCCGTAATCCATGAGCACACGGTGGGCTATAACGACAGCAAGCTCACAGTCGGGCATCCCTGGGGCTTCGAGGTCCATGGCGGGATCCGCAACGGCTTTGGGGATCGCCTCTTTCACAATTTTTCGGGCGTCATCCCTGATGTCAACCTCTTCTATGAACAGCAGCAAATGATCTTCGGCGGAAAGTTCAAGCTGCTGCGCGGCTTTATGATCAACGACGAGTACGCGGAGCTCCAGAAGGCCGAACTCGCAGGGCCGCAGGCGGAGATCGCGGTGGCGCAGAAACGGCAAGATCTCTATCTGGCCGGGGCGGTGCAGTACTGGGATTGGCAGGTTGCCGTCAAGCAGGCTGAAATTGTGAAGCGAGCCTTGGCCGTGGCCGAAGACCGGTTGGTTCAGGTCGAAGGGTTGGCGAAGGGCGGGAAGGTCGCGCCGCTCGATGTGATCGAGGTGAACCAAGAGGTGCAGAATCGGCGCGAGGCGGCGATCGCCGCGCAACGGAAGGTGGAGTATGAGCAGTACAATCTGGCCCTCTTTCTCTGGGAGCACGGTGAGCCGGTGACGCCGCGACCGGAATGGGCGCCGGAATTCCAGGGCGAAACACCGCTCCCGACCAAAGAGGAGGTTGCGGGCTACAAGGTAGAGGCGAAGGAAGACCGGCCGGAAGTGCGCAACTACTACATCGAAGCCAAGATGAACAACATTGATCTGAAACTGGCTAAGAACTACCTGCTCCCGAAGTTTAATTTTGAAGGGGGACGGATGACAACCCCCGGAGACTGGGCTGTGGGCGTGGGGTATCGGATGGCCACGCAGTTTGCGATGCCGCTGTTCCAGCGGGAAGGGCGGGGGAAGGTCCTGACGGCGGAGGCGGAGCAGCAACAATTGGTCTTGAGTCAGCTGTATGCCGAGCAACAGGTCAGTGTTGATGTGGACAACTGGCTCTCGGCGATCGTGCGGGCCCGGGACCGGGTGAAAGCCGCGTCGGAAGCGCTGCGATTGGCCAAGACGTTGGAGGAAGGCGAACGCAAGAAATATAACCTGGGGGCGAGCACTGTCCTCTTTGTGAATCTTCGCGAGCGCAATGTGGTGGAGTCGGCGTACCAGCTGTATCGGGCGCAGGCCGACTACGCCATCGCCCGTGGGGGCATGCTGTGGGCCAGGGGCGTGCTGTCGAAGCCCTGGCCGACGGAGTCCTTGGCGAAGTACGGGAATCCGATGACGGCGGCTGGTCGCTCCGGTCAGCCAGTTCCGGGACGTGACTAACTTGCCCACCAAAGGGGAACGGGGATAGGTCTGTTGCCTTCTGCAACAGTCGAGATTTACTCCCTGTCGCAACTTTCCCCTCTAGGTGGATCAATTTCTATCCAGCTGTCGTTTAACACGTCAATTTTCCAAGCAAAAGTCATCGTTCCTGATCTCCTCTTCTCACAGGCTCTCTCTTTGCACTTTAGCGATTCTCGTAAGTTGAGAATCCCTTCATGCGGCTTTTCATAAGCATACAAGGACGCCATCCACTTAGAAGACTCGTCCGTTATGCCCTCCTCACCACGGTCTTGTCCGGGATGACCGCCGGAATTGTCCCTCCGGAAGAGTCCAAGGCGAGCCCTTCTGAACTGAAACTGAGCCTGCGAGATGCCATTCAAGCTGCCATCGACAACAACGTCAATGTCAGGCTTCTGAAAGAACGGATAGCCGCCGCGCAAGCGCAGGCCAATACGAGCTTCGGCGCCCTCTTACCCAACGTGTCCGGCTATGTCAGTGGACGGAACCAGACTGTCAATCTCGGTGCTTTCGGTCTCCCACCTGATCGGCTTGCCGGTTTGGGCCTCAGGCGCAGCGTAACGGACCCGTTCGAAGTGTATGACGCGCGGGCGACGCTGGTGCAGAACATTTTCAGTCTCAACCTTATTCAACGGTGGCGCGCGGCGAAGAGCGGGGTGGACGTTGCCAATTTGGAGGCGGAAGTCACCAAACGCGACGTGATGGCAACGGTCGGATTGCTGTACATCGAAGCATTACGGGCGGACGAGGCAGTCAAGGCGAGACAGGCCGATATCGATCTGGCCGAGCAATTGGTCAAACTGGCCAAAGACCGTAAGACGGCGGGCGTCGCGACGGGACTCGATGTGACCAGAGAAGAGGTCCACCTGGCGAACGATCGACAACGCCTGCTGGTCGCGCAGAACGACCAAGAGAGCGCGAGACTCAACCTGATCCGTGCTCTCGGGATTGATTTCGAGGTGCGTGTGATCCTTACCGACGAACTCAAGCTCGTGCCGGAAAAGGCGCAGCCGACTGAGCAGGTCCTCACGATTGCGCGCCAACAGCGGTTGGAGCTGAGAGCGCAAGAGAGCCGGCAAAAACTGGCGGCGCTGAGTTTGAGCTCTGTGACCAGCGAACGAATCCCGTCTCTCTCGCTTGCCGGCGATTATGGCTGGATCGGGCTGAAGCCGGAAGATGCGTTGGCCACACGCTCGATCGGGCTGCTCTTCTCCATTCCGATCTTCGACGGCGGCCAGCGGGAAAGCCGCATATCAGAGACCCGCAGTCGGGTGCGTCAAGAATCGATTCGCATGAAGGATGTATCCGATCAAGTCAACCTAGAAGTCCGGAGCGCGCTCCTGACGCTGGAGTCGTCTCAACAGCAAGTCGCGGTGGCGCAGAAGGGAATCGACCTGGCAGGCAAGGAATTGACTTTTGCGCGTGATCGCTTCACAGCCGGGCTGACGACCAACATTGAAGTGACCAATGCGCAGACTTCCATGGCGCGTGCACGCGACAATCTGATTGAAGCGCTGTTCCGCTTCAACGCCTCACGGATCAATCTGGCCAGGGCGAAGGGCGAGATCGAACAACTGTTCTGAAGGCCATCAGCCGTCACTCCTGATAAGGGAAAGGGTCAATCAGGATGACTTCACGTGGGCTGCATAACGGTTGATGATCCGCAATGGGACAGAATCAATGAGCATAGGCCGGAAACAACTGGGTCTGCTCGCGCTGGCGATCCTTGTGGCAATCAGCGGGTATCTCGCGCTTGACCGATGGGTCTTACACGGAGGATTACCGGACGGCTTGGTCCAAGTGAATGGTCGGATCGAGGGTGATCATGTGACCATTGCAGGCAAATACCCTGGGCGGATCCAGGAGTTGCTGGTGCGTGAAGGAGACCAGGTCACGAAGGGACAAGTCCTCATTAAACTGGATGACGCGCAAACAACCGCGCGAGTCGAGCAGGCACGCCGCGCGTTCGAAGCCGTAGAGGCGGAGGTGCAGGCCGCTCATGCAAACCTGGCAGTGCTGAAGCTGGATGTTCCGCTGGCGATTGAAGCAGCTAGGGCGGAGGTCATCGAGTACAAGGCGAAGATCGCCAAAGCGATTGCTGTGGAGAAGGAAGCGAGAAGCGACGCGCAGCGGTTTCGCGAATTGGCCGAGAAGGATCAGGCGACGAGACAGCAGTGGGAACAGGCTGAGATGAGATGGGATGTGGCCCAGAGAGAGATTGCAATCGCCCGTGCTGGATTGGATCAAGCACAAAAAGGATCGGCGCAAGCCGAGCTGGGATGGAAACGTCTCAGCGCCAAGGAGGCGGAGGTCACGGCCTTGGACCGTCGCAGGGACCAAGCTTATGCGGGTCTTGAGGAGATCCAGAGCATGTTGACCGACCTCACCATTCTCGCCCCATCCGACGGGACGATCACGACGCGCATGGTCGATGTCGGAGAAGTCGTTTCAACCGGTGTTCCTCTTCTGGAATTAGTGAATCTCGATCGATTGTATCTCAAGGTGTATGTACCCGAGGTGCAGGTCGGAAAAGTAAGGCTTGACCTTCCGGCGAAAATTTATACGGATGCGTTTCCCGACCGCCCGTTTGACGCGACGGTTCGATATATCGCGTCGAAAGCCGAGTTCACCCCGAAAGAGGTCCAAACACCGGATGAGCGAGTGAAATTGATTTACCCGGTCAAACTGTATCTCAATGAGAACCCGGACCATCGTCTGACACCGGGACTTCCAGCTGATGCGATCATTCGCTGGAAAGAGGATGTGGCGTGGGTGAAACCACAGACGTGAAACGTAAACGGTGAAGCGCGTGGGAATCATGCGGCCAGCCCTACCACAGTACCCAGCACCCGGCATTCAGCACTTTGATGCCATTGTCCGGGTATCCAATTTTGTGAAGCGCTACAAGAATGAAGTGGCGGTTGATGGAGTCGATCTTGAGATTAGGAAAGGCGAAATTTACGGCCTGATCGGTCCTGATGGCTCAGGCAAGAGCAGCTTGATGAAGGCGATCGCCGGTGTGTTGACCTATGACGGCGGTGCTGTCGACGTATTCGGGACCAGGATCGACTCCGAGCGCGCCGCCGAACGAATCAAGCCGAAAATCGGCTTTCTGCCGCAGGGCCTTGGGCAGAATCTTTATCCCGAACTGTCCATCGAAGAGAACATCGACTTCTTCGCACAGCTTCGACTGGTTCCGGACAAGGACTTGGCTGAGCGCAAGGCCCGGCTGTTGGCCATGACCAGGCTGGAACGATTCCGCGACCGTCCGATGAAGAATATCTCGGGGGGAATGAAGCAGAAGCTCGGGCTGATCTGCACGCTCATCCATGAACCGGAATTGGCCATTCTTGACGAGCCGACGACCGGTGTCGATCCCGTCTCGCGGCGTGACTTTTGGTCGATCCTAGCTGAACTGCTCGAAGAAAAGGGCATGACCGCCTTGATCTCTACAGCCTATATGGACGAGGCCGAACGGTTTCATCGGCTGTCCGTTCTCTCAGGCGGCAAGGTTTTGGCTTCGGGAGTGCCGGCGGAGATGCGGGCATTGGTTCCCGGCTCGATTGTGACGTGTGAAGCGCATCCTCAGTTGACGGCGATCGCCAGGTTGAAGAGACGTTTCCGGCAGGTCGAATCGTTGGGTTCGCTTCTGCGCGTCTTCATCGATACCACCGATGAGCCGGAGGCTCGATCACAAATCGAAACCGCCTTGGGCGACCTTATTCCATCGTCATTTCGGGTGGAAGACCCAGGGTTAGAAGATGTGTTTGTGGCGCTGCTTCTTCGAAAGAGCGAGTCCAAGGATGTGTCCGATGTCATCACGGACTCGGCAGTAGTCCATGACCGTGATGGGTTGGCGATTCATGCCGAGGGTCTCGTTCGAGATTTTGGATCATTCCGCGCGGTGGATCATGTCAGTTTTCGGGTGAAGCAAGGGGAAGTCTTTGGCCTATTGGGCGCAAACGGCGCGGGCAAAACAACGGTCATCAAGATGTTGAACGGCATCCTGTCGCCGACCGGAGGCGCCGGACTTGTGGCGGGCGCAGATATGCGGACGGCCACCGGTTCGATCAAGGAGCGAATTGGGTATGTGTCCCAGGCCTTTTCACTCTACTTGGATTTGACCGTGGAGGAAAACATACGGCTCTTCGCGGGGATATATGGACTCAACAAGCGCTCGATGAGCCAGCGATTTCAATGGATCGTCACCATGGCCGGCCTTTCCGGTTACGAGTCGAGTCTGACCCATAGTTTGCCGATGGGCGTCCGCCAAAGACTGGCCCTCGGCTGCGCCTTGGTTCATAGCCCTCGCGTGTTGTTTCTCGACGAACCCACCTCCGGAGTCGATCCAATCGGTCGCCGCCATTTTTGGGAGATCCTGACCAGGCTCGCGCGTGAGGGAGGCGTCGCCATTCTGATCACCACCCACTACATGAGCGAGGCCGAACATTGCGACAACCTCGCCCTCATGTATGCGGGCAGGATCGTCGCGGAAGGGTCTCCGGAAGCCATGAAGCGTCAAGTCAAGGAGGTCGCGGGCCGGCTTGTTGAAGTCGTGGTCGACCAACCGAGGAAGGCGTTGATGCAACTTCTGCAGGCGGGCTTTCACGGGACGGCGCTCTTCGGGACCAAACTTCATGTCTTTTGTCGTGACCCTCTCCGAGACAAGGCCCGCGCATGCGCAGGCCTGGAAAGGAATGGGGTACGGGTGATATCGGTCAACGAGCGGCCTCTCAGTTTGGAAGACGTGTTTGTCTACCGAGTCATGGCGTTGGAACAGGCTGAACGGCCGGCCAAGCAAGAGGCAGACGCGTGAATCTGAGGCGAATCGCGGCCGTGGCGAAGAAGGAATGGAAGGAGACAATCCGCGACCGATTGTTCTTGCTGATGGCGTTTTTACTACCGGGACTCTGGATGGTGGTGTTCGGGTATGGGCTGGTACTGGATGTTGAGCACGTCCCATTTGCAGTGTTAGATCGAGACCAGTCGTCGCTGAGCCGAGACTACCTCTATCGGTTCATGGAATCCCGCTATTTCGACTACCGCGGATCCGTCCACGATGAACGGGACATCGATCGGTTGTTGGGTGACACGGCGATTCGCATGGCGATCATCGTGCCGGATCGGTTTGAAGAACGGCTCTTGGCAGGAAGGCCCATTACTGTCCAAACTCTGCTGGACGGCACGTTCCCGTTACACGCCGATACCTTGAAGGGCTATGTGATTGCGGTCAACCGTGCGTTCACGCAAGAACTGCTCACCGATTTCCTGGCGCGCACAAGGGGCCTTGACCCGGATGAGGCGCACCGATTCGCGGACCCCGTGTCTCTCGAAACGAGGTACCTGTACAACCAAGAAGTTCGGAGTACGTGGTCAATGGTGCCAGCCCTGATCATGTTCGCGTTGATGGTGGCGTCGCCGTTGCTCACCGCCTTAGGAGTCGTTCGAGAGAAAGAAACCGGGTCGATCTACAACATCTATAGCGCGACGGTCAGCAAGGCGGAATTCTTGATCGGTAAGCTCGTTCCCTATTTCGTCATCTCGATGATCAACGTCGCAGTGCTTTGGTTGCTCGCCGTCTGGCTCTTTCGGGTGCCGTTCAAGGGAAGTTTCATAGTTTTTTCCTTGGCCTCGTTGCTCTTTGTTCTCTGCACCACCGGCATCGGGCTCGTCATTTCACTGTTGGTGCGGACGCAAATGGCGGCGCTCATCATCACCATCATCATTGCGATGGTTCCCACCATTCTGTTTTCCGGCCTCCTGGTGCCGGTGTCCTCGTTGAGCGCCGGTGCTCAAGTGCAGGCTCATTTGTTCCCCGCCATGTACTACACCGACGTGGTGCGAGGAAGTTTTCTCAAAGGGCTGGAACTGAAAGCCATGTGGACGGATCTGCTCGCGCTCGGGGGCTTCGCTGTGGCGTTGCGGCTGGTTGCCTACGGCCTCTTCACAAAACGACCGAAGGCGTGAATAGTTTCGGCCAGGAGTGAGGGGACAGGTGAATAGGAACGAGGGTTCAAGTTTCAAGGCCGTGCGCTTATGGTCGCGCCGTCTTTTCGTCATGACGAGGAAGGAGTTGCTGCAGTTGGGGCGCGATGTTCCGTTGCTTCTGTTCCTGCTGTATTCGTTTTCACTCTCCGTGTACATCAGCGGCGCGGGGATCGCGATGCAATTGAACAACGCCAGCCTGCTGGTTCATGACGGCGATCACAGCGAATCCTCGCGCGAGCTCATCCACCGATTCCACGAGCCGTATTTTCGGTTCGACGGAGAAGTGGGCGATCCAAAAGAAGGAGTGATGCGTCTCGACCAAGGAACCGCCATGGTCTTGCTGGACATCCCTCCGCGATTTCATGAGTTGATCAAGGGACAGGAACCGGTTGCAGTCCAATTGCAGGTCGATACGACCAATGCGCCACAAGGACTGTCGGCGGCTTCCTATGCGGCCCGTATCGTCGGGGAGTATTCATCTGACCTCGCCCTGTCTCGACTCGGTGCCGTCTCGGGCGAGGACATGCGAATGCCGGTGGTCAACAGCGCCCATCGAGTTTGGTTCAACCAGGATCAGGACGAAACATGGTTCCAGTCCATCTCCCATATCCTGCGCATGATCACGCTATTCGGCTTTCTACTGCCAGCGGCGGCGTTGGTGCGTGAAAAAGAGCATGGAACCGTGGAGCAGTTGCTCGTCTCCCCCGTCACGCCGTTGCAGATCATGCTGTCGAAGGTGCTGGCCATGACGTTGGTGATTCTGGCCGCCACGGCGCTAGCGATGGTGACCGTGCTGAAGCCGGTCTTCGGCGTCCCGATCAAGGGCAGCGCACCGCTGTTCTTCCTGGTCACCATGCTGTACAGCTTCACGATCGCTGGGCTCGGCCTGTTCGCCGCCACCATCACGAAAAATCAGGCGCAGGTCGGGATGCTCGCCTTGCTGGTGATTTCGCCGATGTTGTTGCTGTCTGGCATTACCACACCGTTTGAAGCCATGCCTCCGTGGGTCCAGTCCCTCATGGCGCTGTCCCCACTCCGGTACTATATCGATGTGACCTATGGCGTGTTGCTCAAGGGAGTCGGACTCGAGTTGCTGTGGGACTCCATTTTGGCGATGGCCCTAATGGGTGGAAGCCTGTTCGGTCTGGGCATGTGGCGGTTCCGGAGGCAATTCCAGTGAGGGGTCATCAGATGGTGAAAGCCGCCGGCCTCTATTTCGCCCTCGTGTTCGGCGCGGGGTTTGTGCTGGGAACCATCCGCGTGCTGTGGCTCGTACAAGCTGTCGGACCGCGAACGGTGGTGTTGTCCCTATTCATCGTACGGGATGGCCGTCCACTTTCTGGGGTTGGGTTGCGATAGGTCTGGATCACACACGCGCCATCTGTTGTGGATGCCTACGAGGAGTGTTATGAGCGTCATGTTTGTGGTGATGGCTTGTCTGTCAGTGTCCTCCCTCGCCTGGGCAGAGGAATCGTCGGAGCAAGCCAAGTGGCGTGAACGAGTGGTGCTGGGTGCGGGACAGGAAACTCAGGGTGATTACTTTGGCTTTGGCCCGCACGTTGAGATTTCAGGCACCGTGCATGGCGACGTCTATGCGGCAGGCGGTGAGGTGTTGGTGGACGGAGTCGTGGATGGAGATTTGATTGTGGCCGCTGGTGTGGTACGGGTCTCGGGTGAGGTTACACAGGACGTGAGGATAGCTGGAGGAACTGTGACGCTCAGCGGCACGATCCACAGGAACGCGACAATCGCCAGTGGAGAGGTTCATCTGACTGAATCCTCGCATCTCAAAGGTAATGCCGTGATAGGCGCTGGTAATCTGTTGCTTGGAGGATCGACAGACGGAGATGTTCGGATCGGTGCAGGGAACGTCACGCTATCGAAGACGATCGGCGGCAATCTCGATGTTGCGGCGGCAGCGATACGTCTCACCTCCAAAGCGTCGGTCGGAAAGAACGTCAGATATTGGAGCGATGACGAATCTTCGATCGATGAAGGAGCTACCGTGCTCGGCACGATCACCAGGCATCCCGTCCCGGAGGTCTTCAAGGGTAAGGAGGTGCGACGGGGTGTTGCGGGTGTAAAACTCGTGGCAGGAATGGTCAGCTTCGCCTCAACCTTGTTACTCGGCCTGCTGCTCCTACGCATCTACCCAGTCTTTACGGCGAACGCTGTGACCACGATTCAGGAACGACCATGGATCACGCTGGGGGTTGGGGGAGCTGTGCTGGCGGGAACACCGCCTCTAGCCTTCTTGTGTATGGCAACGGTGCTGGGTGCTCCAATAGGGCTCATGCTGGTCGTGATGTATGTCGTGACGCTGTACCTGGGACGGGTATTCGTCATGCTGTGGCTCGGGCAAAGACTCCTGAGACGGGTGTCGGGCTCCTCTTCAGTTGCACGAGCTTTCGTCACCGGGCTTGTCGCTTATTTCATGCTCTCTCTCGTGCCGTTCGTCGGAGAGTTGCTCACGTTGGTGACGATTGTGACAGGACTCGGGGCCATTCTGATTACGAAAAAGGAGCTGGTAGTGAGGATGCGAGAGCAGCAGCTCGTCTAGTCTCGTGCCAATGGTCTGTTTTAGGAAAATGGATGAGACCTGCGTATTTGGATTGTCTTAGGCGGAACATCTGCTTAGAGTAGATATGATAGGAGGTATCGAGATGACCGATGGAGCGATCGGAGAGATGGTTGGAGGACGTAGCCCACTGGTCGCCTATTTCTCCATGGAAATCGGC is a genomic window of Candidatus Nitrospira kreftii containing:
- a CDS encoding ABC transporter, whose product is MRPALPQYPAPGIQHFDAIVRVSNFVKRYKNEVAVDGVDLEIRKGEIYGLIGPDGSGKSSLMKAIAGVLTYDGGAVDVFGTRIDSERAAERIKPKIGFLPQGLGQNLYPELSIEENIDFFAQLRLVPDKDLAERKARLLAMTRLERFRDRPMKNISGGMKQKLGLICTLIHEPELAILDEPTTGVDPVSRRDFWSILAELLEEKGMTALISTAYMDEAERFHRLSVLSGGKVLASGVPAEMRALVPGSIVTCEAHPQLTAIARLKRRFRQVESLGSLLRVFIDTTDEPEARSQIETALGDLIPSSFRVEDPGLEDVFVALLLRKSESKDVSDVITDSAVVHDRDGLAIHAEGLVRDFGSFRAVDHVSFRVKQGEVFGLLGANGAGKTTVIKMLNGILSPTGGAGLVAGADMRTATGSIKERIGYVSQAFSLYLDLTVEENIRLFAGIYGLNKRSMSQRFQWIVTMAGLSGYESSLTHSLPMGVRQRLALGCALVHSPRVLFLDEPTSGVDPIGRRHFWEILTRLAREGGVAILITTHYMSEAEHCDNLALMYAGRIVAEGSPEAMKRQVKEVAGRLVEVVVDQPRKALMQLLQAGFHGTALFGTKLHVFCRDPLRDKARACAGLERNGVRVISVNERPLSLEDVFVYRVMALEQAERPAKQEADA
- a CDS encoding hypothetical protein (conserved membrane protein of unknown function) is translated as MSVMFVVMACLSVSSLAWAEESSEQAKWRERVVLGAGQETQGDYFGFGPHVEISGTVHGDVYAAGGEVLVDGVVDGDLIVAAGVVRVSGEVTQDVRIAGGTVTLSGTIHRNATIASGEVHLTESSHLKGNAVIGAGNLLLGGSTDGDVRIGAGNVTLSKTIGGNLDVAAAAIRLTSKASVGKNVRYWSDDESSIDEGATVLGTITRHPVPEVFKGKEVRRGVAGVKLVAGMVSFASTLLLGLLLLRIYPVFTANAVTTIQERPWITLGVGGAVLAGTPPLAFLCMATVLGAPIGLMLVVMYVVTLYLGRVFVMLWLGQRLLRRVSGSSSVARAFVTGLVAYFMLSLVPFVGELLTLVTIVTGLGAILITKKELVVRMREQQLV
- a CDS encoding ABC transport system, permease component, with protein sequence MNLRRIAAVAKKEWKETIRDRLFLLMAFLLPGLWMVVFGYGLVLDVEHVPFAVLDRDQSSLSRDYLYRFMESRYFDYRGSVHDERDIDRLLGDTAIRMAIIVPDRFEERLLAGRPITVQTLLDGTFPLHADTLKGYVIAVNRAFTQELLTDFLARTRGLDPDEAHRFADPVSLETRYLYNQEVRSTWSMVPALIMFALMVASPLLTALGVVREKETGSIYNIYSATVSKAEFLIGKLVPYFVISMINVAVLWLLAVWLFRVPFKGSFIVFSLASLLFVLCTTGIGLVISLLVRTQMAALIITIIIAMVPTILFSGLLVPVSSLSAGAQVQAHLFPAMYYTDVVRGSFLKGLELKAMWTDLLALGGFAVALRLVAYGLFTKRPKA
- a CDS encoding DNA-binding response regulator; the protein is MMEKPRVLMADDHSILLAGVHKLLEDRYNVVGTVEDGRALLEAAERLKPDLILLDISMPLLNGFEAARQLKRSLPEIKLLFLTMHASSQYATEAFKAGGNGYLLKQSAVSELPQAIEAVLQGKYYLTPSIAKPVIEQALKADEKPAVKGSFAELTSRQREVLQLIGEGKGTKEIAELLGLSVKTIEFHKNCLMKELDIHTTAELVRHAIVQGLATEQP
- a CDS encoding ABC transport system, permease component, which codes for MTRKELLQLGRDVPLLLFLLYSFSLSVYISGAGIAMQLNNASLLVHDGDHSESSRELIHRFHEPYFRFDGEVGDPKEGVMRLDQGTAMVLLDIPPRFHELIKGQEPVAVQLQVDTTNAPQGLSAASYAARIVGEYSSDLALSRLGAVSGEDMRMPVVNSAHRVWFNQDQDETWFQSISHILRMITLFGFLLPAAALVREKEHGTVEQLLVSPVTPLQIMLSKVLAMTLVILAATALAMVTVLKPVFGVPIKGSAPLFFLVTMLYSFTIAGLGLFAATITKNQAQVGMLALLVISPMLLLSGITTPFEAMPPWVQSLMALSPLRYYIDVTYGVLLKGVGLELLWDSILAMALMGGSLFGLGMWRFRRQFQ
- a CDS encoding putative Outer membrane efflux protein, producing the protein MIRLLLSLAVLLIPVTTLAEPVIDSRAAQAQATRTEPLTIDEVLARIELTHPLLQATGVERMQARAKILKALGAWEPTFKNNTEVDRYQNWNFLSVIHEHTVGYNDSKLTVGHPWGFEVHGGIRNGFGDRLFHNFSGVIPDVNLFYEQQQMIFGGKFKLLRGFMINDEYAELQKAELAGPQAEIAVAQKRQDLYLAGAVQYWDWQVAVKQAEIVKRALAVAEDRLVQVEGLAKGGKVAPLDVIEVNQEVQNRREAAIAAQRKVEYEQYNLALFLWEHGEPVTPRPEWAPEFQGETPLPTKEEVAGYKVEAKEDRPEVRNYYIEAKMNNIDLKLAKNYLLPKFNFEGGRMTTPGDWAVGVGYRMATQFAMPLFQREGRGKVLTAEAEQQQLVLSQLYAEQQVSVDVDNWLSAIVRARDRVKAASEALRLAKTLEEGERKKYNLGASTVLFVNLRERNVVESAYQLYRAQADYAIARGGMLWARGVLSKPWPTESLAKYGNPMTAAGRSGQPVPGRD
- a CDS encoding hypothetical protein (conserved protein of unknown function), coding for MRLFISIQGRHPLRRLVRYALLTTVLSGMTAGIVPPEESKASPSELKLSLRDAIQAAIDNNVNVRLLKERIAAAQAQANTSFGALLPNVSGYVSGRNQTVNLGAFGLPPDRLAGLGLRRSVTDPFEVYDARATLVQNIFSLNLIQRWRAAKSGVDVANLEAEVTKRDVMATVGLLYIEALRADEAVKARQADIDLAEQLVKLAKDRKTAGVATGLDVTREEVHLANDRQRLLVAQNDQESARLNLIRALGIDFEVRVILTDELKLVPEKAQPTEQVLTIARQQRLELRAQESRQKLAALSLSSVTSERIPSLSLAGDYGWIGLKPEDALATRSIGLLFSIPIFDGGQRESRISETRSRVRQESIRMKDVSDQVNLEVRSALLTLESSQQQVAVAQKGIDLAGKELTFARDRFTAGLTTNIEVTNAQTSMARARDNLIEALFRFNASRINLARAKGEIEQLF
- a CDS encoding Secretion protein HlyD encodes the protein MSIGRKQLGLLALAILVAISGYLALDRWVLHGGLPDGLVQVNGRIEGDHVTIAGKYPGRIQELLVREGDQVTKGQVLIKLDDAQTTARVEQARRAFEAVEAEVQAAHANLAVLKLDVPLAIEAARAEVIEYKAKIAKAIAVEKEARSDAQRFRELAEKDQATRQQWEQAEMRWDVAQREIAIARAGLDQAQKGSAQAELGWKRLSAKEAEVTALDRRRDQAYAGLEEIQSMLTDLTILAPSDGTITTRMVDVGEVVSTGVPLLELVNLDRLYLKVYVPEVQVGKVRLDLPAKIYTDAFPDRPFDATVRYIASKAEFTPKEVQTPDERVKLIYPVKLYLNENPDHRLTPGLPADAIIRWKEDVAWVKPQT